In Alkalihalobacterium alkalinitrilicum, a genomic segment contains:
- a CDS encoding methyl-accepting chemotaxis protein, with protein sequence MKRKNGVTVKLGLIIFTTIFISMTIISISNYRIIYEKVKEAAAIELYGCANITTGLLNPSEIEEIAQGDFSKSDEIGQLISWTVDHKDIFETQYILSLEGQILVADVNMQAQGFQAGDMFFLDEEALNMMKSMGHPHYSDIYEYGGMKRLTGYAPIFKDHDPSKEMIAISAIDFDASIVHERTWDMVKGGILFGIIPVLISTAVTIWFVGRTMKPISNFIIYARKIAQGDLTAPRLTTKRNDEIGELANDFNNMVDQLKEIVGDVSKSSQQVAGTSEQLFDQAEHVTMATEQNTERIKSIQEDSQQQVRKSNHINEVVTDISNDMQKVLERMNSTTEVSTLANQKAGTGDEVIKRAIEQMEMIKQNSVSMKKTMNGLDQKSEQINEIISMITAIADQTNLLALNAAIEAARAGDHGKGFAVVADEVRKLAEQSSSATKEISHLISQIQQETTAAVKTSSEGDKAVTDGIYVMNQAGSSFHDIADTINEITSDVYSISQRLKEMNGEIRKIVELTKMIVAISERHADHTNFVADSTEQQTAAMQEVRAASSQLTSMADRLQEKINHFKLKE encoded by the coding sequence ATGAAGAGAAAAAATGGCGTAACAGTAAAACTAGGGTTAATTATTTTTACTACAATATTTATTTCAATGACAATTATTTCTATTTCTAACTATCGTATTATTTATGAAAAGGTAAAAGAAGCAGCAGCGATTGAATTGTATGGATGTGCAAACATCACGACAGGTCTTTTAAATCCAAGTGAAATTGAAGAAATCGCTCAAGGAGACTTTTCAAAGTCTGATGAAATAGGACAATTGATTAGTTGGACTGTCGATCATAAAGATATTTTTGAAACGCAATATATTTTATCGCTTGAAGGGCAAATCTTAGTCGCTGATGTCAATATGCAGGCGCAAGGTTTTCAAGCAGGAGATATGTTTTTTTTAGATGAAGAAGCTTTAAATATGATGAAATCGATGGGGCATCCGCATTATTCTGATATTTATGAATATGGCGGAATGAAACGTTTAACAGGTTATGCACCAATATTTAAAGATCATGACCCGAGTAAGGAAATGATTGCGATCAGTGCCATTGATTTTGATGCGAGCATCGTTCATGAAAGAACGTGGGATATGGTAAAAGGCGGGATTCTTTTTGGAATTATTCCCGTACTCATTTCGACAGCAGTCACGATTTGGTTTGTTGGTAGAACGATGAAACCTATTTCCAACTTTATTATATACGCAAGAAAAATTGCCCAAGGAGATTTAACAGCACCGAGATTAACGACAAAGCGAAATGATGAAATTGGTGAATTGGCGAATGACTTTAATAATATGGTCGATCAGTTAAAAGAAATTGTAGGGGATGTTTCTAAAAGTTCACAGCAGGTGGCAGGAACGTCCGAACAGTTATTTGATCAAGCCGAGCACGTAACGATGGCTACCGAACAAAACACAGAACGAATAAAAAGCATTCAAGAGGATTCTCAACAACAAGTTCGTAAATCAAATCATATTAATGAAGTAGTTACTGATATATCAAATGATATGCAAAAAGTACTCGAACGAATGAATAGCACCACAGAAGTTTCCACGCTTGCAAATCAAAAAGCAGGTACAGGTGATGAAGTTATTAAACGTGCCATTGAGCAAATGGAAATGATAAAACAAAACTCAGTTTCTATGAAAAAAACAATGAACGGCCTGGATCAAAAATCAGAACAAATTAACGAAATCATCTCCATGATTACCGCTATTGCCGATCAAACGAACTTACTCGCTTTAAATGCAGCGATTGAGGCCGCAAGAGCAGGTGATCATGGAAAAGGATTTGCCGTTGTTGCGGATGAAGTACGGAAACTAGCAGAACAATCATCATCTGCAACGAAAGAAATTAGTCATTTGATTTCCCAAATTCAACAAGAAACAACAGCAGCTGTTAAAACCTCTTCAGAAGGAGACAAGGCAGTTACTGATGGGATTTATGTAATGAACCAAGCAGGATCATCATTCCATGACATTGCAGATACGATTAATGAAATTACGAGTGATGTGTATTCAATTAGTCAAAGGCTGAAAGAAATGAATGGTGAAATTCGCAAAATTGTAGAATTAACAAAAATGATCGTCGCCATATCTGAGCGTCACGCTGACCATACAAATTTTGTTGCTGACTCGACCGAACAACAAACAGCAGCCATGCAAGAAGTAAGAGCAGCATCTAGTCAACTAACGTCGATGGCAGATAGACTACAAGAAAAAATTAACCATTTTAAACTAAAAGAATAA
- the dctP gene encoding TRAP transporter substrate-binding protein DctP: protein MKKKTLLTTIMSSVVCLIGLTACGGSDSASQEAPETNETSEVDISAETETGEVISLKVGHIAPPGEAYALGFEAYAEAVEEATDGQVQFEIFGNGALGGERELLEGVQLGTLDMSVITTGVVSNFVPDVTAIEFPFLFRDLDHVYKTLDGDIGQEILEKMSEAGLKGIAFWENGQRHLANNVKPIKSPEDLKGLKMRTIESELLLDTYSTLGTNATPMAFPEVYGGLQQGVIDGSDFSYGVIWSTNVYEQTKYFSEAGLYYASATLLMNEELYQTLPEDIREVIINLGKEFAQIQRDISQGLEAEQKQNLLDNGVEIIDSEDLNLDAFRELVQPVYEKHAEKYGAYIERIQAVE, encoded by the coding sequence ATGAAAAAGAAAACGTTACTAACAACGATCATGTCTTCCGTTGTTTGCCTTATTGGGCTAACAGCTTGTGGCGGGTCAGACAGTGCATCACAAGAAGCACCTGAAACAAACGAGACTAGTGAGGTAGATATTAGTGCTGAAACTGAAACTGGTGAAGTCATTTCATTGAAAGTCGGACATATTGCACCACCTGGTGAAGCTTATGCATTAGGTTTTGAAGCTTATGCAGAAGCTGTTGAGGAAGCTACAGACGGTCAAGTTCAGTTTGAAATTTTTGGTAATGGGGCCTTAGGGGGCGAAAGAGAATTATTAGAAGGCGTTCAATTAGGAACACTTGATATGAGTGTTATCACTACAGGAGTCGTAAGTAACTTTGTTCCTGATGTAACTGCCATTGAATTCCCGTTTTTATTTAGAGACCTAGACCATGTATATAAAACGTTAGATGGAGATATCGGTCAAGAAATTTTAGAAAAGATGTCAGAAGCAGGGTTAAAAGGAATTGCATTTTGGGAAAATGGCCAACGTCATTTAGCTAATAATGTAAAACCAATAAAATCTCCTGAAGATTTAAAAGGATTAAAGATGCGTACAATTGAAAGTGAACTTCTACTCGATACGTATAGCACGTTAGGAACGAATGCGACACCGATGGCATTCCCAGAAGTTTATGGTGGCTTGCAACAAGGCGTAATTGATGGTTCAGATTTTTCATATGGTGTAATCTGGAGTACAAATGTTTACGAGCAAACGAAATATTTTTCTGAAGCAGGACTGTATTACGCATCTGCCACACTCTTAATGAATGAAGAACTATACCAGACATTACCTGAGGACATTCGTGAAGTGATTATTAATTTAGGTAAAGAGTTTGCTCAAATTCAACGTGACATTTCTCAAGGCTTAGAGGCAGAACAAAAGCAAAATTTATTGGATAACGGTGTGGAAATTATCGATAGCGAAGATCTTAATTTAGACGCTTTCCGTGAACTTGTCCAACCTGTTTATGAAAAACACGCTGAAAAATATGGAGCTTATATTGAAAGAATTCAAGCGGTCGAGTAA
- a CDS encoding P-loop NTPase, translating to MITGNVIAVTSGKGGVGKSTVSVNLALALTRLNKRVAIIDLDIYGFSVPKMLNITDRPKTINNKIIPVGSHGLSVMSTGFMVRGNNPIVWRGPMLGRMVEHFFKDVIWGQLDYVILDMPPGTGDVALDLNHLLPNCKEIIVTTPHPTATHVAERAGTMAQNTNHEILGVIENMSYFSPPIENAEKYYLFGKGGGNTLAKTLDTTVLASLPMSIPNENGEVPTIYDETSNLFIHYNDLACKVEELTVTKASVN from the coding sequence ATGATTACTGGAAATGTAATTGCTGTTACTAGTGGTAAAGGTGGAGTGGGAAAATCAACGGTTTCGGTTAATCTAGCTCTTGCTTTAACGCGCTTAAATAAAAGAGTGGCTATCATAGATTTAGATATTTATGGATTTAGTGTGCCGAAAATGTTAAACATTACAGATCGACCGAAAACAATTAATAACAAAATTATTCCTGTTGGTTCTCATGGATTAAGTGTCATGTCGACAGGTTTTATGGTTCGAGGAAACAACCCGATAGTTTGGAGGGGACCAATGCTCGGACGAATGGTTGAACACTTTTTCAAAGATGTAATTTGGGGACAACTAGACTATGTTATTTTAGATATGCCACCAGGAACGGGAGACGTTGCTCTAGATCTCAACCACTTACTCCCTAACTGTAAGGAAATTATCGTTACGACACCACATCCGACCGCTACACATGTAGCCGAACGCGCTGGAACAATGGCTCAAAATACAAACCATGAAATTTTAGGCGTTATTGAAAATATGTCCTATTTCTCGCCTCCAATTGAAAATGCTGAAAAATACTATCTTTTTGGCAAAGGTGGCGGCAACACGTTAGCAAAAACATTGGATACAACCGTACTAGCATCACTTCCAATGTCCATTCCAAACGAAAATGGCGAAGTCCCTACGATTTATGATGAAACATCTAATTTATTTATTCACTACAATGACTTAGCTTGTAAAGTTGAAGAATTAACGGTAACTAAAGCTAGTGTGAATTAG
- the moaA gene encoding GTP 3',8-cyclase MoaA, with product MNLVDRFERKHDYLRISVTDRCNLLCHYCVPNGSHDCTSFHRLLTDDEIINIVQVGADLGIKKICITGGEPLVRKGLPQLIGKLKQIDGIEDIALTTNGVFLAKYAHELKKAGLNRMNISLDTLNEEKYTRITRNGKLQNVLEGIQAAIEYNFQPIKLNVVLLKDYNVDEIETFLRWTMKENVQIRFIEYMPIGDQQSEWSNQYQSLSIVEDVARTIGDYVEHKRQQMAGPARVYSFQNAKGSFGLIHPISNEFCTSCNRLRLTADGHLKSCLFWESEVPVKQIAYDKDELIEAYKRALFLKPKNHEMGQSLYQQGTPTTRVMSAIGG from the coding sequence ATGAATTTAGTCGATCGTTTTGAACGAAAACATGATTATTTGCGGATTTCGGTAACAGATCGATGCAATCTCCTTTGTCATTATTGTGTTCCAAATGGTAGCCATGATTGTACGAGCTTTCATCGTTTGTTAACAGATGATGAAATTATCAATATAGTTCAGGTGGGTGCCGATTTAGGAATAAAAAAAATTTGTATCACTGGGGGAGAACCACTCGTTCGTAAAGGACTTCCACAATTAATAGGGAAACTCAAGCAAATTGATGGAATAGAAGATATTGCGTTAACGACAAATGGAGTGTTTTTAGCAAAATACGCTCATGAGTTAAAAAAAGCAGGCTTAAATCGAATGAATATCAGTTTAGATACTCTAAATGAAGAAAAATACACGAGGATTACTAGAAATGGAAAACTACAGAACGTATTAGAAGGTATTCAAGCAGCAATCGAGTATAACTTTCAGCCGATTAAGTTAAACGTTGTGTTATTAAAAGATTATAATGTTGATGAAATCGAAACGTTTTTACGATGGACAATGAAAGAAAACGTACAAATTCGATTTATTGAATATATGCCTATTGGTGACCAACAATCCGAATGGTCTAATCAATATCAATCTTTATCGATCGTAGAAGATGTGGCTCGAACGATCGGTGACTATGTTGAACATAAGCGCCAACAAATGGCAGGGCCCGCTCGCGTTTATTCTTTTCAAAATGCTAAAGGAAGTTTCGGCTTGATCCATCCGATTTCAAATGAATTTTGTACTTCGTGCAATCGACTACGGTTAACCGCAGATGGTCATTTGAAGTCGTGCTTATTTTGGGAGTCAGAAGTACCAGTCAAACAGATTGCTTATGACAAAGATGAGTTAATTGAAGCCTACAAGCGAGCTTTGTTCTTAAAACCGAAAAACCATGAAATGGGGCAATCGCTGTATCAACAAGGAACCCCAACGACAAGAGTAATGTCGGCTATTGGTGGATAA
- a CDS encoding IS1182 family transposase, with protein sequence MIQHQQVNLSPYMAIYDIVVPKDNVLRKINDLVDFSFVYEELVDKYCLDNGRNAIHPIRMFKYLLLKCIHNVSDIDIVERSKYDMSFKYFLDMAPEDPVIDPSSLTKFRKLRLKDVNLLDMLINKTVEIAIEKEIIKSKSIIVDATHTKSRYNQKSAKEVLIDRSKNLRKTIYQIDETMKSKFPTKTTSDVLEDQIEYCEKLIKVIEKEETICEFPKVKETLNLLKETIADDIEHLQLSKDEDAKTGHKTSDSAFFGYKTHISLSEERIITAAVITTGEKNDGKQLETLIEKSMEAGMEVDTVIGDAAYSEKGNIEYTKTNEMKLVAKLNPVVTQGNRKKEDEFEFNKDAGMYVCKAGHMAIRKARTGKKGVAKNQKHTYYFDIEKCKVCPLKDGCYKEGAKAKTYSVTIKSDVHTEQIAFQESDYFKEKSSERYKIEAKNSELKHRHGYDVASSSGLVGMEIQGAMAMFTVNLKRILKLIG encoded by the coding sequence ATGATTCAACATCAACAAGTAAACTTAAGTCCTTATATGGCGATTTATGACATAGTAGTACCGAAGGATAATGTTTTAAGAAAAATCAATGACTTAGTCGATTTTTCTTTTGTATATGAAGAATTAGTAGATAAATATTGCCTAGATAATGGACGTAATGCGATCCATCCTATTCGCATGTTCAAATACTTATTATTAAAATGTATCCACAACGTATCAGATATTGATATTGTCGAACGCTCAAAATATGATATGTCATTCAAATATTTTTTAGATATGGCGCCAGAAGATCCAGTGATTGATCCAAGTTCCTTAACGAAGTTTCGAAAACTGCGATTAAAGGATGTAAATTTATTAGACATGCTAATCAATAAAACTGTTGAGATCGCAATCGAAAAAGAAATTATAAAAAGTAAATCTATCATTGTAGATGCTACCCATACTAAGTCTCGTTACAACCAAAAATCAGCTAAAGAAGTGCTGATTGATCGCTCTAAAAATCTAAGAAAGACCATTTATCAAATAGATGAAACAATGAAAAGTAAATTCCCAACCAAAACAACATCAGATGTATTAGAAGATCAAATTGAGTATTGTGAAAAGCTAATTAAAGTCATTGAAAAAGAAGAGACTATCTGTGAATTCCCCAAGGTGAAAGAAACATTAAACCTACTTAAAGAAACGATAGCTGATGATATTGAACATCTACAATTATCCAAAGATGAAGATGCTAAAACAGGACATAAAACATCGGACTCAGCATTTTTTGGTTATAAAACACACATTTCCTTAAGTGAAGAAAGAATTATTACTGCAGCAGTTATCACAACAGGAGAAAAGAATGACGGAAAGCAACTAGAAACCTTAATTGAAAAAAGTATGGAAGCAGGTATGGAAGTTGATACTGTGATTGGTGATGCAGCTTATTCGGAAAAAGGAAATATTGAATATACAAAAACAAACGAAATGAAGTTAGTAGCTAAACTCAACCCTGTTGTCACTCAAGGTAATCGAAAAAAAGAAGATGAATTTGAGTTTAATAAAGATGCTGGTATGTATGTTTGTAAGGCTGGACACATGGCTATCAGGAAAGCACGAACTGGAAAAAAAGGTGTAGCGAAAAACCAAAAACACACATATTACTTTGATATAGAAAAATGTAAGGTGTGTCCATTAAAAGATGGCTGTTATAAGGAAGGAGCAAAAGCCAAAACATATTCTGTTACAATTAAATCGGATGTACACACAGAACAAATAGCTTTTCAAGAAAGTGATTACTTTAAAGAAAAATCCTCAGAGCGTTATAAAATAGAAGCAAAAAATAGTGAATTAAAACACCGGCACGGGTATGATGTAGCGTCATCTTCGGGTCTCGTTGGCATGGAGATTCAGGGAGCCATGGCTATGTTTACGGTGAATTTGAAAAGAATTCTGAAGTTAATTGGATAA
- a CDS encoding TIGR04053 family radical SAM/SPASM domain-containing protein — translation MNTLEKKLTYDQFPFIVIWEVTRACALRCLHCRAEAQYQADPRQLSFDEGKKVIDQIAEMNNPLFVFTGGDPLMRPDLFKLAQYAINEKKLAVSMTPSATPKVTQAAVEQAKNVGLSRWAFSLDGSNAEIHDYFRGINGSFDRTMKGISYLKELNIPIQINTTVSNYNIDDLERISEKVKEMGAVLWSLFFLIPTGRAQQKDMLTPKQHEEVMKWLVTVQEKMPYHVKATEAPHYRRVFFQNQKGAGPQGNIQHSGSDPNGIKKPVKHVDVLGRAPKGVNDGDGFVFISHIGDVYPSGFLPVKCGNVREQSLLDIYQNSSVMKELRDKSLLKGKCGLCEYKEICGGSRARALAVHGDYLESDPSCDYIPAALVQ, via the coding sequence ATGAATACACTAGAGAAGAAACTGACTTACGATCAATTTCCTTTCATCGTTATATGGGAAGTCACAAGAGCATGTGCATTAAGATGTCTTCACTGTCGCGCAGAAGCACAATATCAAGCGGACCCTAGACAGCTATCTTTTGATGAGGGAAAAAAAGTAATCGATCAAATCGCTGAGATGAATAACCCACTGTTTGTATTTACAGGCGGAGACCCTCTTATGCGACCTGATTTATTTAAATTAGCTCAATATGCGATTAATGAAAAAAAATTAGCGGTGTCAATGACGCCGAGTGCAACACCTAAAGTAACACAAGCGGCTGTTGAGCAAGCAAAAAACGTCGGGTTATCGAGGTGGGCATTTAGTTTAGATGGATCGAATGCTGAAATCCATGATTACTTTAGAGGCATCAACGGTTCTTTTGACCGTACGATGAAAGGAATTTCTTATTTAAAAGAATTGAACATTCCTATTCAAATTAATACAACGGTCTCGAATTATAATATTGATGATTTAGAACGAATTAGTGAAAAAGTAAAAGAAATGGGCGCAGTCCTTTGGAGCTTATTTTTCTTAATTCCGACAGGACGAGCACAGCAAAAAGACATGCTGACACCAAAGCAACATGAAGAAGTGATGAAGTGGTTAGTAACTGTTCAAGAAAAAATGCCATATCACGTTAAAGCGACAGAAGCCCCTCATTATCGTAGGGTATTTTTTCAAAATCAAAAAGGGGCTGGCCCCCAAGGCAATATACAACATTCAGGAAGTGACCCTAACGGCATTAAAAAACCAGTCAAACATGTCGATGTTCTTGGACGAGCCCCAAAAGGCGTAAATGATGGAGATGGTTTTGTCTTCATTAGTCATATTGGGGATGTATACCCGAGCGGTTTTTTACCAGTAAAATGTGGCAATGTCCGCGAGCAGTCATTGCTAGATATTTACCAGAATTCATCTGTTATGAAAGAGTTACGTGATAAATCTTTATTAAAAGGAAAATGCGGACTTTGTGAATACAAAGAGATATGTGGAGGCTCTAGGGCACGTGCCTTAGCGGTGCATGGCGATTACTTGGAAAGTGATCCAAGTTGTGATTATATTCCTGCAGCATTGGTTCAATAG
- the pflA gene encoding pyruvate formate-lyase-activating protein has protein sequence MKGYVHSVETSGMVDGPGIRYVIFMQGCLLRCQFCHNPDTWEQKKGEPVYVEDLIRDIETYIPYLKRSNGGVTVSGGEPLLQMDFLIALFKRCKQLGLHTTIDTSAGCFSKSQAFLQTLDELLKYTDLFLLDLKQIDNEKHKQLTSVPNTHILHFAELLAEKRQPVWIRHVLVPGKTDNEDDLRNLASFIKSLSNVEKIEILPYHQMGVYKWEQLGLEYPLSHVDPPDEETVERAKQILGIEK, from the coding sequence ATGAAGGGTTACGTACATTCAGTTGAGACATCAGGTATGGTAGACGGCCCTGGTATTCGATATGTTATATTCATGCAAGGATGCTTATTACGCTGTCAATTTTGTCATAATCCTGATACGTGGGAACAGAAAAAAGGTGAGCCAGTTTACGTAGAAGACCTCATCCGTGACATTGAAACATATATTCCGTATTTAAAACGTTCAAACGGCGGTGTTACGGTTAGTGGAGGAGAACCACTTTTACAAATGGATTTTTTGATTGCATTATTTAAACGTTGTAAACAGTTAGGACTTCATACGACCATTGATACATCTGCAGGATGTTTTTCAAAAAGCCAAGCATTTTTGCAGACTTTAGATGAATTATTAAAGTATACTGATTTATTTTTACTAGATCTGAAACAGATTGATAATGAAAAACACAAACAATTAACATCAGTACCAAACACTCATATTTTACATTTTGCTGAATTATTAGCTGAAAAACGACAACCTGTTTGGATAAGACATGTACTTGTTCCTGGTAAGACAGACAACGAAGACGATTTAAGGAATCTAGCTTCCTTTATTAAGTCGTTATCGAATGTTGAAAAAATAGAAATATTACCCTACCATCAAATGGGGGTATATAAGTGGGAGCAGCTAGGATTAGAATATCCTCTCTCACACGTCGACCCACCAGATGAAGAAACGGTGGAACGAGCAAAGCAAATACTCGGAATTGAAAAATAA
- a CDS encoding MFS transporter codes for MNQLERSFYSKTSMYAFIVVLVLIFTMWIGTKQFTHVDMMLFGYLISSFVFAIGLTVRICSWVIRPATHQVIKRTIKNLKTRKRQKRNVKAIAKTLVDNIIFQKFIFKRGIYRGIQHWLVAWGCIGSFGITFGLTFGWVHFSLVDPETYQIVVFGIPTLQMAANGLFAELVYNGLNITALMVLAGVVMMMIRRAKDKNVQVGQRFEFDLFPLYMLLAVTVSGLVLTLSYKFMGGYMHQYLTLIHQVTVVIFLVYFPFGKLFHLPIRPLAAAVPMNYQEQLQVDTRPCKKCGTSYSSDDQIDDVKDILGAQAFDLQLKDGSYLADYCPSCRRRMRVMSQLNLENAAGNPFGPIQTNNGIHIPGFGRKRTEDFYDRTNEGEK; via the coding sequence ATGAACCAATTGGAAAGATCCTTTTATTCAAAAACAAGCATGTATGCTTTTATTGTTGTCTTAGTATTAATTTTTACGATGTGGATAGGGACGAAACAGTTTACGCACGTAGATATGATGCTTTTCGGATATCTCATTTCGTCGTTCGTATTTGCAATTGGATTGACTGTAAGAATTTGCTCATGGGTGATCCGTCCAGCAACACACCAAGTCATTAAACGCACGATCAAAAATTTAAAAACAAGAAAAAGACAGAAACGTAACGTAAAAGCAATAGCAAAAACATTAGTGGATAATATTATTTTTCAAAAGTTTATCTTTAAGCGCGGAATTTATCGTGGAATTCAACACTGGCTTGTAGCTTGGGGCTGTATCGGTTCCTTTGGGATCACCTTCGGACTAACGTTCGGATGGGTGCACTTTAGTCTCGTTGATCCTGAAACGTATCAAATCGTTGTCTTTGGGATACCAACGCTACAAATGGCAGCAAATGGACTATTTGCGGAACTTGTTTACAACGGCTTAAATATTACTGCATTAATGGTACTAGCTGGGGTCGTAATGATGATGATCCGTCGAGCAAAAGACAAAAACGTACAAGTAGGACAACGATTTGAATTTGATTTGTTTCCATTATATATGCTGTTAGCTGTAACAGTATCTGGATTGGTTTTAACGCTTTCTTATAAATTTATGGGTGGCTATATGCACCAATATTTAACACTTATTCATCAAGTAACAGTCGTCATCTTTCTCGTCTACTTCCCATTCGGAAAGCTGTTTCATTTACCAATTCGTCCATTAGCGGCAGCTGTACCAATGAATTACCAAGAACAGCTTCAAGTTGATACTCGACCATGTAAAAAATGTGGCACGTCTTATAGTAGTGACGATCAAATTGATGATGTAAAAGACATTTTAGGAGCACAAGCATTTGATTTACAACTGAAAGATGGATCGTATTTAGCTGATTATTGTCCATCTTGCCGTAGAAGAATGCGAGTCATGAGTCAATTAAATCTAGAAAATGCAGCTGGAAATCCATTTGGGCCGATCCAAACGAATAACGGTATTCATATACCTGGGTTTGGTCGCAAACGTACAGAAGACTTTTATGATCGAACAAATGAGGGGGAGAAGTAA